The genomic DNA GCCACACGCGGTCTCGCGGTCCGCCAAGGCCTCAGCTCTGGCACTGTCACCAGCCCCTTTCGCGATCACACACCTGCGTGAGGGACACTTAACCACCAGAACTATGTGCTGATCATGGAGGAGCGTCCGGTGGAGTTCGACGTCACGATCGAGATCCCGAAGGGTTCGCGGAACAAGTACGAGGTGGACCACGAGACCGGTCGTATCCGCCTGGACCGCCGCCTGTTCACCTCGACCGCCTACCCGACCGACTACGGCTTCGTCGAGAACACCCTCGGCGAGGACGGCGACCCGCTGGACGCGCTGGTCATCCTGGACGAGCCGACCTTCCCGGGCTGCCTCATCCGCTGCCGCGCGATCGGCATGTTCCGGATGACGGACGAGGCCGGCGGCGACGACAAGCTGCTGTGCGTGCCGTCGACCGACCCGCGCGTGGAGCACCTGCGTGACATCCACCACGTGTCGGAGTTCGACCGCCTGGAGATCCAGCACTTCTTCGAGGTCTACAAGGACCTGGAGCCCGGCAAGTCCGTCGAGGGCGCCGACTGGGTGGGCCGCACCGAGGCCGAGGCCGAGATCGAGCGGTCCTACAAGCGCTTCAAGGACCAGGGCGGCCACTGATCAGGCGCCTCTGTCGTAACGGGCCGCACGCACACGCGTGCGGCCCGTTCGTGTTTGAGTGACCATACTGAGGTCAACAGGAGGGTGTGTCGGTACCAGGGAGCGTTGCGCAGGTGACGGAGGCGGAGGAGCCCAAACCGCAGTCGGACGAGGCCCGCAGTGCCTTCCGACAGCCCAGTGGGATGGCTGCGTCGATCGACGGCGAGTCGTCGACGACGTCCGAGTTCGAGATCCCGCAGGGGCTCGCCGTTCCCCGGCCCGCCGGCGGCGAGTCCGAGACGACCTCGGAGTTCTCGCTCCCCGACGGCCTGGAGGCGCCCCCGGCCGTCCCCGCGGACGCCGAGGGCTCGGCGTTCACCATGCCGAGCACGCACAGCGCGTGGACCGCCCCGACCGCCTTCACCCCGGCGAGCGGCTTCCCCGCGGTGAGCCTGGCGGACGTGCCCTGGCAGGACCGGATGCGCGCCATGCTGCGGATGCCGGTGGCCGAGCGGCCCGCGCCCGAGCCCTCGCAGAAGCACGACGACGAGACCGGCCCCGCCGTACCGCGTGTGCTCGACCTGACGCTGCGCATCGGGGAGCTGCTGCTGGCGGGCGGTGAGGGCGCCGAGGACGTCGAGGCGGCCATGTTCGCCGTCTGCCGCTCCTACGGCCTGGACCGCTGCGAGCCCAACGTCACCTTCACGCTGCTGTCGATCTCCCACCAGCCGTCCCTGGTCGACGACCCGGTGACGGCGTCGCGGACGGTACGCCGCCGGGGCACCGACTACACCCGGCTCGCGGCCGTCTTCCACCTGGTGGACGACCTCAGCGACCCCGACACGAACATCTCCCTGGAGGAGGCCTACCGGCGCCTGGCGGAAATCCGCCGCAACCGGCACCCGTACCCCACCTGGGTGCTGACCGTGGCGAGCGGTCTGCTGGCCGGCGGGGCCTCGCTGCTCGTCGGTGGCGGGCTGACCGTGTTCTTCGCGGCGATGTTCGGCTCGATGCTCGGCGACCGGCTGGCGTGGCTGTGCGCCGGGCGCGGGCTCCCGGAGTTCTACCAGTTCGCGGTGGCCGCGATGCCGCCGGCCGCGATGGGCGTCGCACTGACGGTGACGCACGTCGACGTGAAGGCGTCCGCGGTCATCACCGGTGGGCTGTTCGCGCTGCTGCCCGGGCGGGCGCTGGTCGCGGGGGTGCAGGACGGTCTGACCGGCTTCTACATCACCGCCGCGGCACGTCTGCTGGAGGTCATGTACTTCTTCGTCAGCATCGTCGCCGGGGTGCTGGTGGTGCTGTACTTCGGGGTCCAGCTGGGCGCCGAGCTCAACCCGGACGCCAAGCTGGGCACCGGTGACGAACCGTTCGTGCAGATCTTCGCCTCGATGCTGCTGTCGCTGGCCTTCGCGATCCTGCTCCAGCAGGAACGGTCCACCGTCCTCGCGGTGACCCTGAACGGCGGCGTCGCCTGGTGCGTGTACGGCGCCATGCACTACGCGGGCGACATCTCGCCGGTGGCCTCCACGGCCGCCGCGGCGGGGCTGGTGGGCCTGTTCGGGCAGCTGATGTCCCGCTACCGGTTCGCGTCGGCGCTGCCGTACACGACGGCCGCGATCGGGCCGCTGCTGCCCGGTTCGGCGACGTACTTCGGTCTGCTGGGGATCGCGCAGGGCGAGGTCGACTCGGGGCTGCTGTCGCTGTCCAACGCGGTGGCGCTGGCGATGGCCATCGCGATCGGGGTGAACCTGGGCGGGGAGATCTCGCGGCTGTTCCTGAAGGTGCCCGGCGCCGCGAGTGCGGCGGGACGCCGGGCGGCCAAGCGGACGCGGGGTTTCTAGCGCGCGGTCAGCGCCCCTGGTTGTACGGGTACTGGTCGCCGTACTGCTGGGGCTGGTCGCCGTAGCCCTGCGGGTACTGCTGGGCGTACGGCTGCTGCGGCTGCTGCGGCTGCTGCGGGTGCTGCGGGTGCTGCGGGTGCTGCTGACCGTCGTAGGGCTGGTTGCCGTAGGGCTGGTTGCCGTAGCCCTGGTCGTACTGCTGGTCGTACTGCTGCTGCGGCTGGTCGTAGGGGTCGACCCGGCGGAGCTGGGTCGTCGCGTCGTCCATGACCGGGTACGGGGGCTGGGGCTGGTGCTGCTGGGCGGCCTGGGGGGTCGGTCCGGCCGCGGCGGCGCGCTGCTTCTTCCTGCGCTCGCGCAGGTACTCGATGGCGATCGGGACGACCGAGACCAGGATGATCAGGACGAGGATGCCCTCGACGTGGGCCCGGATGAACTCGATCTGGCCGAGCCAGTAGCCCGCGAGGGTGACGCCGGTGCCCCAGGCGACGCCGCCGATCACGTTGTACGTGAGGAAGGTGCGGTACTTCATGCGGCCGGCGCCCGCCACGATGGGGGCGAAGGTGCGCACGATGGGCACGAAGCGGGCCAGGACGATCGCCTTGGGGCCGTACTTGTCCATGAACTCGTGCGCCTTCTCCAGATTCTCCTGTTTGAAGAGCTTGGAGTTGGGGCGGCTGAAGAGCTTCGGGCCGAAGAACTTGCCGATCATGTAACCGACTTGGTCGCCGAGGACGGCGGCGGCCACGATCAGGGTGCACACCAGCCACAGCGGCTGGCTGATGTACTGGCCCTGGGCGACGAAGAGGCCCGCGGTGAACAGCAGCGAGTCGCCGGGCAGGAACGCGAAGAGTCCCGACTCGGCGAAGACGATGAGCAGGATGCCGGGCAGACTGAACGTCTCGATCAGATAGTCCGGGCTGATCCACTCGGGACCGAGCGCAAGGGTGGTCACGGGATTGTGGCTCCTGCTGCTGGGGGGAGGCGGGCTGGACCTGGCTGCCCAAACGTACAACGCAGCCGCGGTGCCCCAGGTTCCACGGGGCGTCTTGGGGTGCGCCGTGACGTTCCCCGGGGAAACCTGAGAACCATGGGTATTGAAGAATACGGCGGCGGCCAGGGCCCGCAGCCCGACGTGCTCGTCGTGACCACCAACGATCTGCCGGGCCACCGGGTGCAGGAGGTGCTCGGGGAGGTCTTCGGGCTGACCGTGCGCTCCCGGCACCTGGGGAGCCAGATCGGTGCCGGGCTGAAGTCGCTGGTCGGCGGTGAGCTGCGCGGTCTCACCAAGACGCTGGTCGAGACCCGCAACCAGGCGATGGAGCGGCTGGTCGAGCAGGCACGCGCGCGGGGGGCCAACGCGGTGCTGTCCTTCCGCTTCGACGTGACGGAGGCGGCGGACGTGGGCACCGAGGTGTGCGCGTACGGGACGGCGGTGGTCGTGGCCCGGGAGTGAGTTCCGGGTGTGCGACCCGGGCCACGACCACCGCTCAGGGGGTGTGCCGGACGGCGTTGGCGAGGATCGCGTCGCGCATGTAGGCGGCGAGGCCCGGCTTGGCGGCGTCGATGTTCCGCGTGAAACGTTCGTCCGAGACGTACATCTCGCCCAGGCAGGTGTGCATCTCGTACCCGCAGTCGTAGTGGTTGCGGGCGATGCCCTGCCGGTGGTCCTCGGCGGCGTTCATGGCACCCTCGGAGTCGGCGGGCTCGCCGGCCTCCATCAGGGCGACGAAGCGCCGGGTGAGCTCGTCGGCCTCGTCCTGGATGCGCTGCCAGTCCTCCTTGGTGTAGGAGGCGGTCTTCTCCTTGGACTGGCGGTAGGCGTCGGTGTCGCCCCAGCGTTCCTGGACCTCCTCCTCGTACTGGTCGGGGTCGAAGTCGCCGAAGACCTCGAACTTCTCCTCCGGCGTGAGGTTGATTCCCATGCTGCGTGCCTCCATGGCCTGCTCCACGGCCGCCGCCATCTTCTGCAGCTTCTCGATCCGGGCGGACAGCAGCTCGTGCTGGCGGCGCAGGTGCGCGCGCGGGTCCGCGGCCGGGTCGTCGAGCAGCGCGGCGACCTCGTCGAGCGGGAAGCCCAGCTCCCGGTAGAACAGGATCTGCTGCAGCCGGTCGAGGTCGGCGTCGCTGTAGCGCCGGTGGCCCGCGTGGCTGCGCTCGCTCGGTACGAGCAGGCCGATGTCGTCGTAGTGGTGCAGCGTGCGCACCGTCACTCCGGCGAAGCCGGCCACCTGTCCCACGGAGTAGCTCACTTCCGCTCCCTTCTCTGACGCCGTCCACGCTGCCTCCTCACGTGACGTGAGGTGCAAGCCCGGAGGTTCCGCGCGCCACATCGTGGACGCTCCGCCCCGGCGGCCACCGACGCTCCGTATCACCGCAGTCCCCCGTGAGAGCTACCCCGCACTGTCCCCTCAGGGGTGATTCGGACAGGTCGCCGCTCT from Streptomyces sp. CB09001 includes the following:
- a CDS encoding inorganic diphosphatase yields the protein MEFDVTIEIPKGSRNKYEVDHETGRIRLDRRLFTSTAYPTDYGFVENTLGEDGDPLDALVILDEPTFPGCLIRCRAIGMFRMTDEAGGDDKLLCVPSTDPRVEHLRDIHHVSEFDRLEIQHFFEVYKDLEPGKSVEGADWVGRTEAEAEIERSYKRFKDQGGH
- a CDS encoding YbjQ family protein, with protein sequence MGIEEYGGGQGPQPDVLVVTTNDLPGHRVQEVLGEVFGLTVRSRHLGSQIGAGLKSLVGGELRGLTKTLVETRNQAMERLVEQARARGANAVLSFRFDVTEAADVGTEVCAYGTAVVVARE
- a CDS encoding MerR family transcriptional regulator, whose translation is MSYSVGQVAGFAGVTVRTLHHYDDIGLLVPSERSHAGHRRYSDADLDRLQQILFYRELGFPLDEVAALLDDPAADPRAHLRRQHELLSARIEKLQKMAAAVEQAMEARSMGINLTPEEKFEVFGDFDPDQYEEEVQERWGDTDAYRQSKEKTASYTKEDWQRIQDEADELTRRFVALMEAGEPADSEGAMNAAEDHRQGIARNHYDCGYEMHTCLGEMYVSDERFTRNIDAAKPGLAAYMRDAILANAVRHTP
- a CDS encoding threonine/serine exporter family protein, producing the protein MTEAEEPKPQSDEARSAFRQPSGMAASIDGESSTTSEFEIPQGLAVPRPAGGESETTSEFSLPDGLEAPPAVPADAEGSAFTMPSTHSAWTAPTAFTPASGFPAVSLADVPWQDRMRAMLRMPVAERPAPEPSQKHDDETGPAVPRVLDLTLRIGELLLAGGEGAEDVEAAMFAVCRSYGLDRCEPNVTFTLLSISHQPSLVDDPVTASRTVRRRGTDYTRLAAVFHLVDDLSDPDTNISLEEAYRRLAEIRRNRHPYPTWVLTVASGLLAGGASLLVGGGLTVFFAAMFGSMLGDRLAWLCAGRGLPEFYQFAVAAMPPAAMGVALTVTHVDVKASAVITGGLFALLPGRALVAGVQDGLTGFYITAAARLLEVMYFFVSIVAGVLVVLYFGVQLGAELNPDAKLGTGDEPFVQIFASMLLSLAFAILLQQERSTVLAVTLNGGVAWCVYGAMHYAGDISPVASTAAAAGLVGLFGQLMSRYRFASALPYTTAAIGPLLPGSATYFGLLGIAQGEVDSGLLSLSNAVALAMAIAIGVNLGGEISRLFLKVPGAASAAGRRAAKRTRGF
- a CDS encoding VTT domain-containing protein, which produces MTTLALGPEWISPDYLIETFSLPGILLIVFAESGLFAFLPGDSLLFTAGLFVAQGQYISQPLWLVCTLIVAAAVLGDQVGYMIGKFFGPKLFSRPNSKLFKQENLEKAHEFMDKYGPKAIVLARFVPIVRTFAPIVAGAGRMKYRTFLTYNVIGGVAWGTGVTLAGYWLGQIEFIRAHVEGILVLIILVSVVPIAIEYLRERRKKQRAAAAGPTPQAAQQHQPQPPYPVMDDATTQLRRVDPYDQPQQQYDQQYDQGYGNQPYGNQPYDGQQHPQHPQHPQQPQQPQQPYAQQYPQGYGDQPQQYGDQYPYNQGR